Proteins co-encoded in one Methylobacterium sp. WL1 genomic window:
- a CDS encoding transglycosylase domain-containing protein: protein MNAILIKLFATALTLSQVTTRPDVVRTQFDPFTDQAEVVRLLRDGCAHMRKAFDIEDINLDELITTAMEDPTSVAGPGAPKILHGLNLDELNTSYKQFCKGENPAISPFNAREVIEFYDNATKDLPTAEALRDKVLPGMTRILDGSGKPFAETFEANGRRLVVPITAVPNLVQKAFIAAEDKRFESHHGIDERGVIRAFIGNLASPGRPAGGSTITQQVVKNLSVGDDVTYERKIREMIVAARLERILSKPQILGLYLNGIYLGRGAYGIEMAAQSYFGKSVGQLTLPEAALLAGMPKGPNFYSPDKYPERARERRAYVLARLKEEGTITDAEMSGAVNADLGLKPVDATRRDSGFYVVDYLNREARTFAGVDSLTAGSFTVRSTINAGLQRAVEGALQDGLANYERATGRQTYTGPELNLADSIRRIQAATPAPEGSVQSAPGVTGARAEAAKDPAKPEAKAGAKAAKLKAPAAPLVKPVWLRALESARPTLYDVHWPVAVVLEPGRGPVKVGLADGRTATLDPGVARGKLQLYDVVRVKLTEGRGAPRAQLRVRPNVQGAALVMENQTGRILAMAGGFSYPLSQLNRVTQAVRQPGSTLKPLTYLAALNAGLQPNTLVMDSAVTLPPIGGSGDSWSPKNYEGGGSGPTTLRRGLEFSKNLVTARLLQGGIAPKAPASLKRVCDIALEAQIYAECEPYYPFVLGAQPVRMLDLAGFYAAVANEGARPAPFALESVERDGKALYTHAAREPTRIGSADRIAFYQLKTMLQGVTQHGTAAALSKVSAYVAGKTGTSENENDAWFAGFTNEITVVVWVGYDNADGSRKTLGRGQTGGHLSVPIASTILQAAWANGIAKTPLRGPSPEARPFIADLAIDPHSGQRVAGGGFIEHFRTSGDGQMADTQFRLVPRETLYAMRPDAQDGDLSSNEDGASVAGDYYGNMTGERAAPDPLDPFGERPAARSRRAQGDLDSYGQDAYRPWPGQTARSPFGDEGVRQPRRRDPDYLFGEDPGY, encoded by the coding sequence ATGAACGCCATCCTGATCAAGCTGTTCGCGACGGCCCTGACGCTGAGCCAGGTCACGACGCGGCCGGACGTGGTGCGGACCCAGTTCGATCCGTTCACCGATCAGGCCGAGGTCGTGCGCCTGCTGCGCGACGGCTGCGCCCACATGCGCAAGGCGTTCGACATCGAGGACATCAATCTCGATGAGTTGATCACCACCGCCATGGAGGATCCGACGAGCGTCGCCGGGCCGGGGGCGCCGAAGATCCTGCACGGGCTCAACCTCGACGAGCTGAACACCAGCTACAAGCAGTTCTGCAAGGGCGAGAACCCGGCGATCTCGCCGTTCAATGCCCGCGAGGTCATCGAGTTCTACGACAACGCCACCAAGGACCTGCCCACCGCCGAGGCGCTCCGGGACAAGGTCCTGCCCGGCATGACCCGCATCCTCGACGGGTCGGGCAAGCCCTTCGCCGAGACCTTCGAGGCGAACGGCCGCCGGCTCGTGGTGCCGATCACCGCGGTGCCGAACCTCGTGCAGAAGGCGTTCATCGCGGCGGAAGACAAGCGCTTCGAGAGCCACCACGGCATCGACGAGCGCGGCGTGATCCGCGCCTTCATCGGCAACCTCGCCTCGCCCGGGCGCCCGGCCGGCGGCTCGACCATCACCCAGCAGGTGGTGAAGAACCTCTCGGTCGGCGACGACGTCACCTACGAGCGCAAGATCCGCGAGATGATCGTGGCGGCCCGCCTGGAGCGGATCCTCTCGAAGCCGCAGATCCTCGGGCTCTATCTCAACGGCATCTATCTCGGCCGCGGCGCCTACGGCATCGAGATGGCGGCGCAGAGCTATTTCGGGAAGTCGGTCGGGCAGCTGACCCTGCCGGAGGCCGCCCTGCTGGCCGGCATGCCGAAGGGACCCAACTTCTACAGTCCGGACAAGTACCCGGAGCGGGCGCGCGAACGGCGCGCCTACGTGCTCGCCCGCCTCAAGGAGGAAGGCACGATCACCGATGCCGAGATGTCCGGCGCGGTCAACGCCGATCTCGGGCTGAAGCCGGTTGACGCGACGCGGCGCGATTCGGGCTTCTACGTGGTCGATTACCTGAACCGCGAGGCCCGCACCTTCGCAGGGGTGGATTCGCTGACCGCCGGCTCGTTCACGGTCCGCTCGACCATCAATGCCGGGCTCCAGCGCGCCGTCGAGGGGGCGCTGCAGGACGGGCTCGCCAACTACGAGCGCGCCACCGGGCGCCAGACCTACACGGGTCCCGAACTCAACCTCGCCGACAGCATCCGCCGGATCCAGGCGGCGACGCCCGCGCCGGAAGGCTCGGTGCAGAGCGCGCCCGGCGTGACGGGGGCCCGGGCCGAGGCCGCGAAGGACCCCGCGAAGCCCGAGGCCAAGGCGGGCGCAAAGGCGGCCAAGCTCAAGGCCCCGGCGGCGCCGCTGGTGAAGCCCGTGTGGCTGCGGGCCCTGGAGAGCGCGCGGCCGACCCTGTACGACGTGCACTGGCCCGTCGCCGTCGTCCTCGAGCCCGGGCGCGGACCCGTGAAGGTCGGCCTTGCCGACGGCCGCACCGCAACCCTCGATCCGGGCGTCGCCCGGGGCAAGCTGCAGCTCTACGACGTGGTCCGGGTCAAGCTCACGGAGGGGCGCGGCGCGCCCCGGGCGCAGCTGCGGGTCCGGCCCAACGTGCAGGGTGCCGCCCTGGTCATGGAGAACCAGACCGGCCGCATCCTGGCGATGGCGGGTGGGTTCTCCTATCCGCTGAGCCAGCTCAACCGGGTCACTCAGGCGGTGCGCCAGCCCGGCTCGACCCTCAAGCCGCTGACCTACCTGGCCGCCCTGAATGCCGGGCTCCAGCCCAACACCCTGGTGATGGATTCCGCCGTGACCCTGCCGCCGATCGGCGGATCCGGGGATTCCTGGTCGCCGAAGAACTACGAGGGCGGCGGCTCCGGGCCGACGACCCTGCGCAGGGGCCTGGAATTCTCCAAGAACCTCGTCACCGCCCGGCTATTGCAGGGGGGCATCGCCCCGAAGGCGCCGGCCAGCCTGAAGCGGGTCTGCGACATCGCCTTGGAGGCGCAGATCTACGCCGAGTGCGAGCCCTACTACCCGTTCGTCCTCGGCGCGCAGCCGGTCCGGATGCTCGACCTCGCCGGGTTCTACGCGGCGGTGGCCAACGAGGGCGCCCGACCGGCGCCGTTCGCGCTCGAATCGGTCGAGCGGGACGGCAAGGCGCTCTACACCCACGCCGCCCGCGAGCCCACACGGATCGGCTCGGCCGACCGGATCGCGTTCTACCAGCTCAAGACCATGCTGCAGGGCGTCACCCAGCACGGCACCGCGGCGGCCCTGTCCAAGGTGTCGGCCTACGTCGCCGGCAAGACCGGCACCTCCGAGAACGAGAACGACGCCTGGTTCGCGGGCTTCACCAACGAGATCACCGTGGTGGTCTGGGTCGGCTACGACAACGCCGACGGCAGCCGCAAGACGCTCGGCCGCGGTCAGACCGGCGGGCATCTCTCGGTCCCGATCGCCTCCACCATCCTGCAGGCGGCCTGGGCGAACGGCATCGCGAAGACGCCCCTGCGCGGCCCCTCCCCCGAGGCGCGGCCGTTCATCGCCGACCTGGCGATCGACCCGCATAGCGGCCAGCGGGTCGCGGGCGGCGGCTTCATCGAGCATTTCCGAACCAGTGGCGACGGCCAGATGGCCGACACCCAGTTCCGCCTGGTGCCGCGCGAGACCCTCTACGCCATGCGGCCGGATGCGCAGGACGGCGACCTCTCCAGCAACGAGGACGGCGCGAGCGTGGCCGGCGACTACTACGGCAACATGACCGGCGAACGCGCCGCCCCCGATCCGCTCGATCCCTTCGGCGAACGCCCCGCTGCGCGCAGCCGCCGTGCGCAGGGCGATCTGGATTCCTATGGCCAGGACGCCTACAGGCCCTGGCCCGGCCAGACGGCGCGCTCGCCCTTCGGAGACGAGGGCGTGCGCCAGCCGCGCCGCCGCGACCCGGACTACCTGTTCGGCGAAGACCCGGGCTACTGA
- a CDS encoding BrnA antitoxin family protein, with protein sequence MKNDKHTDRHSSADLTAMVEHGDSESDWDAVKALTDADVDAAVSTDPDEADLEIDWSQAVIHPESRKKIVTMRVDADVLAFFREQGRGYQTKINSVLRAYMDHARKEPDRPLRSGGTNSRRSS encoded by the coding sequence GTGAAGAACGACAAGCATACAGACAGGCATTCGTCGGCGGATCTGACAGCGATGGTTGAGCACGGCGACAGCGAGAGTGACTGGGACGCCGTGAAGGCGCTGACCGATGCCGACGTCGACGCGGCCGTTTCGACCGATCCCGACGAGGCCGATCTGGAGATCGACTGGAGCCAAGCGGTCATCCATCCGGAGTCCCGGAAGAAGATCGTGACCATGCGGGTCGATGCCGATGTCCTGGCGTTCTTCAGGGAACAGGGACGCGGCTACCAGACCAAGATCAACAGCGTGCTGCGCGCCTACATGGATCATGCGCGCAAGGAGCCGGATCGACCCCTTCGATCAGGCGGAACCAATTCCCGCCGGTCGTCGTAG
- a CDS encoding MBL fold metallo-hydrolase, which yields MPGTPRAGIIPVTPFQQNCTLIWDDATKVGAVVDPGGDLDRIEAAIREQGVRVEKILLTHGHVDHAAGADELRERLGVPIEGPHRADKFLLDSLPETAANYGIGEGRAVTPDRWLDDGDAVTVGELGFDILHCPGHSPGSVVFVSRDARFALVGDVVFKGSVGRTDLPGGNHEQLIRAIKEKVLPLGDDISFIPGHGPTGTLGEERVSNPFLQG from the coding sequence ATGCCAGGAACGCCCCGCGCCGGGATCATCCCGGTCACGCCCTTCCAGCAGAACTGCACGCTGATCTGGGACGACGCCACCAAGGTCGGCGCCGTCGTCGATCCGGGCGGCGACCTCGACCGGATCGAGGCCGCCATCCGGGAGCAGGGCGTGCGGGTCGAAAAGATCCTGCTGACCCACGGCCATGTCGACCACGCCGCCGGCGCCGACGAGCTGCGCGAGCGGCTCGGCGTGCCGATCGAGGGCCCGCACCGCGCCGACAAGTTCCTGCTCGATTCCCTGCCGGAGACCGCCGCCAATTACGGGATCGGCGAGGGCAGGGCCGTGACCCCCGACCGGTGGCTCGACGACGGCGACGCCGTGACGGTCGGCGAGCTCGGCTTCGACATCCTGCACTGCCCGGGCCATTCGCCCGGTAGCGTCGTGTTCGTGAGCCGGGACGCACGCTTCGCGCTGGTCGGCGACGTGGTGTTCAAGGGCTCGGTTGGCCGCACCGACCTGCCCGGCGGCAACCACGAGCAGCTGATCCGCGCGATCAAGGAGAAGGTCCTGCCGTTGGGCGACGACATCTCCTTCATCCCCGGCCATGGCCCGACCGGCACGCTCGGCGAGGAGCGCGTCTCGAATCCGTTCCTGCAGGGCTGA
- the gyrB gene encoding DNA topoisomerase (ATP-hydrolyzing) subunit B: MADTPPNEPAEYGAESIRVLKGLDAVRKRPGMYIGDTDDGSGLHHMVYEVVDNAIDEALGGHADLVTVQLNADGSVTVSDNGRGIPTDIHKEEGVSAAEVIMTQLHAGGKFDQNSYKVSGGLHGVGVSVVNALSSFLKLRIWRNGMEHAMEFRHGDAVAPLEIVGPGEGRRGTEVTFLPSTNTFTMIEFDYGTLEKRLRELAFLNSGVRIVLTDARHAEHKREELYYEGGIEAFVRYLDRSRKPIEGMASPVVVRAEREGIRVEVALWWNDSFNETVLPFTNNIPQRDGGTHMAGFRAALTRQITGYADSSGVSKREKVSLTGEDCREGLTAVISVQVPDPKFSSQTKDKLVSSEVRPAVENVLNEGLSTWLEENPQQARSVMGKVVLAASAREAARKARETVTRKGALDIASLPGKLADCQERDPSKCEILLVEGDSAGGSAKQGRDRAFQAVLPLRGKILNVERVRADRMLSSAEIGTLITALGAGIGRSSTDREGFNPEKLRYHRIIIMTDADVDGSHIRTLLLTFFFRQMPELIDRGHLYIAQPPLYKAERGRRAIYLKDERALEDYLIDQGTDGAILRLSTGAEFTGPQLKSLVEEARGFRNVLQGLHTRYDRSVVEQAVLAGAFDGEAASRLGEAEVLADTTARRLDLIADEIEQGWQGEAHEGGYRLTRTLRGVKQVATLDASLISSQEARRLSERADAFREIYGEPATLMRKTDETVLHGPVALFEAVMAFGRKGLQLQRYKGLGEMTAQQLWETTLDREVRSLLQVKVKDTTDADDLFVKLMGDVVEPRREFIQDNALSVANLDV; encoded by the coding sequence ATGGCCGACACCCCTCCGAACGAGCCCGCCGAGTACGGCGCGGAATCGATCCGCGTGCTGAAGGGCCTCGACGCCGTCCGCAAGCGGCCCGGCATGTATATCGGCGACACCGACGACGGCTCGGGCCTGCACCACATGGTCTACGAGGTGGTGGACAACGCCATCGACGAGGCCCTGGGCGGCCATGCCGACCTCGTCACCGTGCAGCTCAACGCCGACGGCTCTGTCACGGTCTCCGACAACGGCCGCGGCATCCCCACCGACATCCACAAGGAGGAGGGCGTCTCGGCGGCCGAGGTCATCATGACCCAGCTGCACGCGGGCGGTAAGTTCGACCAGAATTCCTACAAGGTCTCCGGCGGCCTGCACGGCGTCGGCGTCTCGGTGGTGAACGCGCTGTCGTCGTTCCTGAAGCTCCGGATCTGGCGCAACGGCATGGAGCACGCGATGGAGTTCCGTCACGGCGATGCCGTGGCGCCGCTTGAGATCGTGGGCCCCGGCGAGGGGCGGCGCGGGACGGAAGTCACGTTCCTGCCCTCCACCAACACCTTCACGATGATCGAGTTCGACTACGGCACGCTGGAGAAGCGGCTGCGCGAGCTCGCCTTCCTCAACTCGGGCGTGCGCATCGTCCTGACCGATGCGCGCCATGCCGAGCACAAGCGCGAGGAGCTGTACTACGAGGGCGGCATCGAGGCCTTCGTCCGGTACCTGGACCGGTCCCGCAAGCCGATCGAGGGCATGGCCAGCCCCGTGGTTGTCCGCGCCGAGCGCGAGGGCATCCGCGTCGAGGTCGCGTTGTGGTGGAACGACTCGTTCAACGAGACGGTGCTGCCGTTCACCAACAACATCCCGCAGCGCGACGGCGGCACGCACATGGCGGGCTTCCGGGCGGCGCTGACCCGCCAGATCACCGGCTACGCCGATTCGTCGGGCGTCTCGAAGCGCGAGAAGGTCTCGCTCACCGGCGAGGATTGCCGCGAGGGCCTGACCGCGGTCATCTCCGTGCAGGTGCCGGATCCGAAATTCTCGTCGCAGACCAAGGACAAGCTGGTCTCCTCCGAGGTCCGCCCCGCGGTCGAGAACGTGCTGAACGAGGGCCTGTCGACCTGGCTCGAGGAGAACCCGCAGCAGGCCCGCTCGGTGATGGGCAAGGTCGTGCTGGCGGCCTCCGCCCGCGAGGCGGCCCGGAAGGCCCGCGAGACCGTGACCCGCAAGGGCGCGCTGGACATCGCCTCGCTCCCCGGCAAGCTCGCCGACTGCCAGGAGCGCGACCCGTCGAAGTGCGAGATCCTGCTGGTCGAGGGCGATTCGGCCGGCGGCTCGGCCAAACAGGGCCGCGACCGGGCGTTCCAGGCGGTGCTGCCCCTGCGCGGCAAGATCCTCAACGTCGAGCGGGTGCGGGCCGACCGCATGCTGTCCTCGGCCGAGATCGGCACGCTGATCACGGCGCTGGGCGCCGGGATCGGCCGCTCGTCCACGGACCGGGAAGGCTTCAACCCGGAAAAACTGCGCTATCACCGCATCATCATCATGACCGACGCGGATGTCGACGGCTCGCACATCCGGACCCTGCTGCTGACGTTCTTCTTCCGCCAGATGCCGGAGCTGATCGACCGCGGGCACCTCTACATCGCCCAGCCGCCGCTCTACAAAGCCGAGCGCGGCCGCAGGGCGATCTACCTGAAGGACGAGCGTGCCCTCGAGGACTACCTGATCGACCAAGGGACCGACGGGGCAATCCTGCGGCTCTCGACGGGGGCGGAGTTCACCGGGCCGCAGCTCAAGAGCCTGGTCGAGGAAGCCCGCGGCTTCCGCAACGTGCTCCAGGGACTCCACACCCGCTACGACCGCTCGGTGGTCGAGCAAGCGGTGCTGGCCGGGGCGTTCGACGGGGAGGCGGCATCCCGGTTGGGCGAGGCCGAGGTCCTGGCCGACACGACCGCGCGCCGCCTCGATCTGATCGCCGACGAGATCGAGCAGGGCTGGCAGGGTGAAGCCCACGAGGGCGGCTATCGCCTCACCCGGACCCTGCGCGGGGTCAAGCAGGTCGCCACCCTGGATGCCAGCCTGATCTCGTCTCAGGAGGCCAGGCGCCTGTCCGAGCGCGCCGACGCGTTCCGGGAAATCTACGGCGAGCCGGCGACGCTGATGCGCAAGACCGACGAGACCGTGCTGCACGGGCCCGTCGCGCTGTTCGAGGCCGTCATGGCCTTCGGCCGCAAGGGCCTCCAGCTCCAGCGCTACAAGGGGCTCGGCGAGATGACCGCGCAACAGCTGTGGGAGACCACGCTGGACCGCGAGGTCCGCTCCCTGCTGCAGGTGAAGGTCAAGGACACGACCGACGCCGACGACCTGTTCGTCAAGCTGATGGGCGACGTGGTCGAGCCGCGGCGGGAGTTCATCCAGGACAACGCCCTGAGCGTCGCCAACCTGGACGTGTGA
- a CDS encoding aldo/keto reductase, with the protein MDKRRIGRSDLRVAPFCLGGNVFGWTADEATSFAILDRFVERGFDFIDTANVYSRWAPGHRGGESETVIGRWFAARPGTRDGIVLATKVGMDMGDAGKGLSARHIEQACEASLRRLQTDRIDLYQSHLDDAEVPLEETLRAYERLIASGKVRTIGASNYGASRLAEALAVSSASSLPRYECLQPDYSLAERGYEAELEPLCRAEDIGVIGYFSLAAGFLTGKYRSAQDAAGRARENRVAKYLTPRGLALLDVLDSVARDQRATQAQVALAWIIARPGITAPIASATSVAQLDDLLGAAELRLSADAIARLDAASAGGIEG; encoded by the coding sequence ATGGACAAGCGTCGCATCGGCCGCTCCGACCTCCGGGTCGCGCCCTTCTGCCTCGGCGGCAACGTCTTCGGCTGGACCGCGGACGAGGCGACCTCGTTCGCCATCCTCGACCGGTTCGTGGAGCGCGGCTTCGACTTCATCGATACGGCGAACGTCTATTCGCGCTGGGCGCCCGGCCACCGGGGCGGTGAGTCCGAGACCGTGATCGGCCGCTGGTTCGCGGCGCGCCCGGGCACCCGGGACGGGATCGTGCTGGCCACCAAGGTCGGCATGGACATGGGTGACGCCGGCAAGGGCCTGTCGGCGCGCCATATCGAGCAGGCCTGCGAGGCGTCCCTGCGGCGGCTCCAGACCGACCGGATCGACCTCTACCAGTCGCATCTGGACGACGCGGAGGTGCCCCTGGAGGAGACCCTGCGGGCCTACGAGCGCCTGATCGCTTCGGGCAAAGTCCGGACGATCGGGGCTTCGAATTACGGCGCCAGCCGCCTCGCCGAGGCGCTGGCTGTCTCGTCCGCCTCCAGCCTGCCGCGCTACGAATGCCTGCAGCCGGATTACAGCCTCGCCGAGCGCGGCTACGAGGCGGAGCTCGAACCGCTGTGCCGGGCGGAGGACATCGGGGTGATCGGCTACTTCTCGCTGGCGGCCGGCTTCCTCACCGGCAAGTACCGGTCCGCCCAGGATGCGGCGGGACGCGCCCGGGAGAACCGCGTCGCGAAGTACCTTACCCCGCGCGGGCTGGCACTCCTCGACGTGCTCGATTCGGTGGCCCGGGACCAGCGCGCGACGCAGGCCCAGGTGGCGCTGGCCTGGATCATCGCCCGGCCCGGCATCACCGCGCCGATCGCCAGCGCGACGTCGGTGGCGCAGCTCGACGATCTGCTGGGTGCTGCCGAACTGCGGCTTTCCGCGGACGCGATCGCTCGTTTGGACGCGGCCAGCGCGGGCGGCATCGAGGGCTAA
- a CDS encoding BrnT family toxin → MLEWDEAKRRANLAKHRLDFRDAVALFDGRPRLEGPAAIRDEARHVTVGVLGEVHVTLVWTWRLDRRRLISFRRARREERQAYRQAFVGGSDSDG, encoded by the coding sequence ATGCTCGAGTGGGACGAGGCGAAGCGCCGGGCGAACCTCGCCAAGCACCGCCTCGATTTCCGGGACGCGGTCGCCCTGTTCGACGGCCGCCCCCGGCTCGAAGGTCCGGCAGCCATCCGGGACGAGGCGCGCCACGTCACGGTCGGGGTCCTGGGTGAGGTGCACGTCACCCTCGTCTGGACCTGGCGCCTGGATCGGCGGCGGTTGATCTCGTTCAGGAGGGCGCGGCGTGAAGAACGACAAGCATACAGACAGGCATTCGTCGGCGGATCTGACAGCGATGGTTGA
- a CDS encoding alpha-amylase family protein has translation MINDLWYKNAVIYCLSVGTFMDANGDGIGDFAGLERRLDYIQGLGATAIWLMPFQPSPKRDGGYDISDYYGVDPDYGSLGDFVAFAHAAKQRGLRVLIDLVVNHTSDKHRWFQSARSDPDSPYRDWYVWSKERPAGTDEGMVFPGVQETTWTYDEKAGAWYFHRFFDFQPDLNTANPEVLAEILKIMGFWIELGVSGFRMDAVPFVIAEKGADVGGKPREQFDMLRDFREFLQWRKGDAIILAEANILPKQDLDYFGDDADRMHMMFNFQVNQSTFYALAAHDARPLVKAIERTKPRPLSCQWGIFLRNHDELDLGRLTETQRQAVFAEFGPEKGMQLYDRGIRRRFAPMLAGDPRRIRLAYSLMFTLPGTPVIRYGDEIGMGDDLGLKERDCARTPMQWTAEHKGGFSRAERTVLPPIDHGPYGFAHVNVADQRHDRGSLLNWMQSIIRHRKEAPEIGWGDVTAVPTGKASVLALRYAWRGNAILCVHNLAPEPIEIALRSGVPEPEPDILVDVLTGSRSDAGPEGSHCLFLEGYGYHWFRVGGLDALLKRTPG, from the coding sequence ATGATCAACGACCTCTGGTACAAGAACGCGGTCATCTACTGCCTGTCGGTCGGCACCTTCATGGACGCCAACGGCGACGGCATCGGAGACTTCGCCGGGCTCGAGCGGCGGCTGGACTACATCCAGGGCCTGGGCGCCACCGCAATCTGGTTGATGCCGTTCCAGCCCTCGCCCAAGCGTGACGGCGGCTACGACATCTCGGATTATTACGGGGTCGATCCCGATTACGGCTCGCTCGGCGATTTCGTCGCCTTCGCACACGCGGCCAAGCAGCGGGGCCTGCGGGTGCTGATCGACCTCGTGGTCAACCACACCTCGGACAAGCACCGCTGGTTCCAGTCGGCCCGTTCCGACCCGGACTCGCCCTACCGCGACTGGTACGTCTGGTCGAAGGAGCGCCCGGCCGGCACCGACGAGGGCATGGTCTTCCCCGGAGTCCAGGAGACCACCTGGACCTACGACGAGAAGGCCGGCGCCTGGTACTTCCACCGGTTCTTCGACTTCCAGCCCGATCTCAACACGGCCAACCCCGAGGTGCTGGCCGAGATCTTGAAGATCATGGGGTTCTGGATCGAGCTCGGCGTGTCGGGCTTCCGGATGGATGCGGTGCCGTTCGTCATCGCCGAGAAGGGGGCCGACGTCGGCGGCAAGCCGCGCGAGCAATTCGACATGCTGCGCGACTTCCGCGAGTTCCTGCAATGGCGCAAGGGCGACGCGATCATCCTGGCCGAGGCCAACATCCTGCCGAAGCAGGACCTCGACTATTTCGGCGACGACGCCGACCGCATGCACATGATGTTCAACTTCCAGGTCAACCAATCGACCTTCTACGCCCTGGCCGCGCACGATGCCCGCCCTCTGGTGAAGGCGATCGAGCGGACCAAGCCCCGCCCGCTCTCGTGCCAGTGGGGCATCTTCCTGCGCAACCACGACGAGCTGGACCTCGGCCGGCTCACCGAGACGCAGCGGCAGGCGGTGTTCGCCGAATTCGGACCCGAGAAGGGGATGCAGCTCTACGACCGCGGCATCCGGCGCCGCTTCGCCCCCATGCTGGCGGGCGACCCCCGTCGCATCCGGCTGGCCTACTCGCTGATGTTCACCCTGCCGGGGACGCCGGTGATCCGCTACGGCGACGAGATCGGCATGGGCGACGACCTGGGCCTGAAGGAGCGGGACTGCGCCCGGACGCCGATGCAGTGGACCGCCGAGCACAAGGGCGGCTTCTCCCGGGCCGAGCGGACGGTGCTGCCGCCGATCGATCACGGTCCCTACGGCTTCGCGCACGTGAACGTCGCCGACCAGCGGCACGACCGGGGCTCGCTGCTCAACTGGATGCAGAGCATCATCCGCCACCGCAAGGAGGCGCCCGAGATCGGCTGGGGCGACGTGACGGCGGTGCCCACGGGTAAGGCCTCGGTTCTCGCCCTGCGCTACGCATGGCGTGGCAACGCCATCCTGTGCGTGCACAACCTCGCGCCAGAGCCGATCGAGATCGCCCTCCGCTCCGGCGTGCCCGAGCCGGAGCCCGACATCCTGGTCGACGTGCTCACCGGCTCGCGCAGCGACGCCGGCCCCGAGGGCAGCCACTGCCTGTTCCTGGAGGGCTACGGCTACCACTGGTTCCGGGTCGGCGGCCTCGACGCCCTGCTGAAGCGGACCCCGGGCTGA